One genomic region from Arthrobacter sp. YN encodes:
- a CDS encoding amidohydrolase, producing MTPDLIVLADTIHTMDGHRGDSHQAVAVRDGVITAVGSRAEALDWAHAGTRVVDLGNATLTPGLVDCHIHPVFGLDLTIGVDLSGAATVEEVRALLTSESENDGGWLRGWGLNPNAFGAVPLHRSILDAVSGDKPALIRLFDGHSALANSQALDLAGIRGRHEFEQASEVVCDADGVPTGLLLEAAAMELVQRHIPQETFEERKARLDALLEAFARAGLTGGHIMDHSDESALLFRALEIDGELPLRLRSAPWCMPGTDESEWKELARTVGTGGRRWSVEAIKLFVDGTVDNGTAWLYEPDAYGQSTAPFWPRPEEYSAAVSYFASRGIPTATHAIGDAGVEHVLNALESLPGTVPADVLRRTVHRIEHIETVPDGLVERFRSAGVVASMQPTHCTHYSAADHSDNWSTRLGAERADRAWRCRDLREAGVTLGIGSDWPIAPFEPLPIIADAQLRRRSGHPEQEPIAPAQGLTAYQALEGYTSHAAKAAGLWDVSGSISVGKRADFTAFELDPLTTDPDELAASAVLGTFVDGEIQFMLERLA from the coding sequence ATGACTCCTGACCTTATAGTCCTCGCCGATACCATCCACACCATGGATGGCCACCGCGGCGATTCCCACCAGGCTGTAGCCGTGCGCGACGGGGTGATTACCGCCGTCGGAAGCCGGGCTGAAGCGCTGGACTGGGCGCACGCCGGCACCCGCGTGGTAGATCTTGGCAACGCGACGCTGACCCCGGGACTGGTGGACTGCCACATCCATCCGGTGTTCGGGCTGGACCTGACAATCGGTGTTGACCTGTCCGGTGCTGCCACTGTGGAGGAAGTCCGCGCCCTGCTCACGTCGGAATCAGAGAACGACGGCGGCTGGTTGCGTGGCTGGGGACTGAACCCCAACGCCTTTGGCGCAGTACCGTTGCACCGGAGCATTCTGGATGCTGTCAGCGGTGACAAGCCCGCGCTGATCCGGTTGTTCGACGGTCATTCAGCCCTCGCCAACAGCCAAGCCCTGGATCTGGCAGGCATCCGGGGCAGGCACGAATTCGAGCAGGCTTCCGAGGTGGTGTGCGATGCCGACGGCGTTCCCACCGGCCTCCTCCTCGAAGCAGCCGCCATGGAACTTGTCCAACGGCACATCCCCCAGGAAACGTTCGAGGAACGGAAGGCCAGGCTCGACGCCCTGTTGGAGGCCTTCGCCCGAGCAGGATTGACCGGCGGCCACATCATGGACCACAGCGACGAATCCGCCCTCCTTTTCCGGGCTTTGGAGATCGACGGCGAGTTGCCGCTGCGCCTGCGGAGCGCCCCGTGGTGCATGCCCGGCACCGATGAATCGGAGTGGAAGGAACTTGCCCGCACCGTGGGAACCGGTGGGCGACGATGGTCCGTTGAGGCCATCAAATTGTTCGTCGATGGAACCGTGGACAACGGAACCGCCTGGCTCTACGAACCCGACGCCTACGGCCAGTCCACTGCGCCGTTTTGGCCACGGCCCGAAGAATACTCGGCCGCCGTTAGCTACTTCGCCTCCCGCGGCATCCCGACAGCGACGCACGCGATCGGTGATGCGGGTGTGGAGCATGTGTTGAATGCTCTGGAGTCGTTGCCCGGTACGGTACCGGCTGATGTCCTGCGCCGGACCGTCCACCGCATTGAACATATCGAGACAGTTCCGGACGGGCTCGTGGAGCGCTTCAGGAGTGCGGGTGTCGTGGCCAGTATGCAACCAACGCACTGCACCCATTATTCAGCGGCGGACCACAGCGACAACTGGTCCACCCGGTTGGGCGCCGAGAGAGCGGACCGGGCCTGGCGCTGCCGGGACCTCCGCGAGGCGGGAGTGACATTGGGTATCGGCTCGGACTGGCCGATCGCTCCGTTTGAGCCCCTTCCCATCATCGCGGATGCGCAATTGCGCCGGCGTTCCGGACATCCCGAGCAAGAGCCCATCGCGCCGGCGCAGGGTCTCACCGCGTACCAGGCACTGGAGGGCTACACCTCGCATGCTGCCAAAGCGGCTGGCCTCTGGGATGTCTCCGGTTCCATCTCGGTGGGCAAACGGGCAGACTTCACGGCTTTCGAACTGGACCCCCTGACCACCGACCCCGACGAGTTGGCTGCCAGTGCGGTCCTGGGAACATTCGTGGACGGCGAGATCCAGTTCATGCTGGAGCGGCTCGCCTAG
- a CDS encoding APC family permease, with protein sequence MSDLETRPPAADAGNGLKRNAIGTGGIAFLVISAAAPLTVMAGVAPVAIGIGGIGAPMGYVIAGAVLLVFAISFMAMTKHVKAAGGFYTYISLAMGRTAGLAAAILAIVSYNCLQIGVYGLFAVQTQAMLRTLFGLDVPWPVVALVAIAAVWLLGFRGIDVGAKVLGVLLIAETAILGIMGVAILARGGAAGISFASFSPEHAFTPGVLAILAICFAAFMGFESTVLYRREARNPDKSVPRATYIAVGFMSVFYAFIVWTVIQAFGDGNVVAAAGELADGMFFATINQYVGPWAEVVMYVLIVTSVYASQLAFHNAINRYVYMLAKDGVLPAFLGRTHPQYKSPHRAGQIQTILAAVVISICAIAGADPYKQLLIWVNTPGIVGIVALQGLVSVAAFIYLRRHPAAVTNRFLIPVSVASAILLFGVVALIAINIDLLTFADPLTNTILLLVAPVVFLAGLLIARRLRSTRPDVFARIGSFEKHDS encoded by the coding sequence ATGTCTGACCTCGAAACCCGACCTCCAGCTGCAGATGCTGGAAATGGGCTCAAACGGAATGCCATCGGCACCGGCGGCATCGCCTTCCTGGTGATCTCCGCAGCAGCCCCCCTGACAGTGATGGCCGGCGTAGCCCCTGTGGCTATCGGCATCGGGGGCATTGGCGCCCCCATGGGATACGTCATTGCCGGGGCAGTCCTGTTGGTTTTCGCCATTTCCTTCATGGCCATGACCAAACACGTCAAAGCTGCCGGCGGCTTCTATACCTACATCAGCCTGGCCATGGGCAGGACAGCGGGGCTGGCAGCGGCCATTCTGGCGATCGTGTCCTACAACTGCCTGCAAATCGGCGTCTACGGTTTGTTCGCCGTCCAGACCCAGGCCATGCTCCGCACGCTCTTTGGCCTGGACGTGCCATGGCCCGTTGTGGCGTTGGTGGCCATCGCAGCCGTCTGGCTTCTCGGATTCCGCGGCATTGACGTCGGTGCCAAGGTCCTCGGAGTCCTGCTCATCGCCGAAACCGCCATCCTGGGGATCATGGGCGTAGCGATCCTTGCCCGCGGCGGAGCTGCCGGCATCAGTTTCGCCTCCTTCTCCCCCGAGCACGCTTTCACGCCGGGTGTCCTGGCCATTTTGGCGATCTGCTTCGCGGCATTCATGGGCTTCGAATCCACCGTGCTGTACCGGCGCGAAGCCCGCAACCCGGACAAGTCCGTCCCGCGCGCGACCTACATCGCCGTCGGATTCATGTCCGTGTTTTACGCCTTTATTGTCTGGACAGTCATTCAGGCCTTCGGCGACGGGAACGTAGTCGCCGCAGCCGGTGAACTGGCCGACGGAATGTTCTTCGCCACCATCAACCAGTATGTGGGGCCGTGGGCCGAGGTGGTGATGTACGTGCTGATCGTGACCAGCGTTTACGCCTCTCAACTGGCTTTCCACAACGCCATCAACCGCTACGTCTACATGCTCGCTAAAGACGGTGTGCTCCCCGCATTCCTCGGCAGGACCCACCCTCAGTACAAATCCCCGCACCGTGCCGGGCAGATCCAGACCATCCTGGCCGCCGTCGTCATCAGCATTTGTGCGATCGCCGGTGCCGACCCGTACAAGCAACTGCTGATCTGGGTGAACACACCGGGGATCGTGGGGATCGTTGCCCTGCAGGGCCTGGTGTCCGTGGCCGCCTTCATCTATCTGCGCCGCCATCCGGCGGCCGTCACCAACCGTTTCCTCATTCCAGTGAGCGTGGCCTCGGCCATCCTGCTGTTCGGAGTGGTGGCGCTGATTGCCATCAATATCGACCTCCTCACGTTTGCCGATCCCCTCACCAACACCATCCTTCTCCTGGTGGCACCCGTTGTTTTCCTGGCAGGCCTGCTGATTGCACGCCGCCTGCGCAGTACCCGCCCTGACGTCTTTGCCCGGATTGGAAGCTTCGAAAAACATGACTCCTGA
- a CDS encoding TetR/AcrR family transcriptional regulator C-terminal domain-containing protein: MARPLVPLISIDALITAALELVDEAGDFSLPKLAKRIGVSQSSIYNHVSGREEILELMRGRIIGESPYVLEDEQDWEASLRAIVRSYRDSFARHPKLAPLLVLQTVQDDKVMALYENLAVALEIAGFRGRDVMSAISTIDSFALGFALDLAAPDVVWAPPAQGYPALTDALAQAGPAVERGEAAFDFGLEILIAGLHSRLQSTVL, encoded by the coding sequence ATGGCACGCCCGCTGGTCCCGCTGATATCCATTGATGCCCTCATCACCGCCGCCCTTGAGCTGGTGGACGAGGCCGGGGACTTCAGCCTGCCCAAACTGGCCAAGCGGATCGGCGTCAGCCAGTCCTCCATCTACAATCACGTGAGCGGACGGGAAGAAATCCTTGAGCTGATGCGTGGAAGGATCATCGGCGAGAGTCCCTATGTCCTGGAGGACGAGCAGGACTGGGAGGCGTCGCTTCGCGCCATTGTCCGGAGTTATCGCGATTCCTTCGCCCGTCATCCGAAACTCGCACCCCTGCTGGTGCTCCAGACAGTTCAAGACGACAAGGTGATGGCCCTCTACGAGAACCTTGCGGTTGCCCTGGAAATCGCCGGGTTCCGGGGCCGGGACGTGATGTCAGCGATTTCCACGATTGACAGCTTCGCCCTGGGTTTCGCCTTGGACCTGGCAGCGCCGGATGTCGTCTGGGCTCCACCTGCGCAGGGGTACCCGGCCCTGACCGATGCCTTGGCACAAGCTGGACCTGCTGTGGAGCGTGGCGAGGCAGCTTTCGACTTCGGCCTCGAGATCCTCATCGCCGGGCTGCATTCCCGCCTGCAGTCGACAGTGTTGTGA
- a CDS encoding M50 family metallopeptidase produces MTLFQTWWDAVVRGFTETHTTVVPLPALLGILACAVVLSIPRVTWRWFGLYVTFVHELGHAYAALMTGRFVHGLRIGLDHSGRLVSSGRSAFGAAWSGFWGYPAPAVVGLGLIAAFAAGRSGAAMSIGALILLVSLIFLRNLTGILVAVVSAAVAQLLILFAAPTTMNYVVLALGVALSVGGVRDLFKLASVHTSRRERIGASDAFILGRTTGLPSFVWLTGFTVVIAGCAAASAWLLWGMLAL; encoded by the coding sequence ATGACCCTCTTCCAAACCTGGTGGGACGCGGTGGTCCGCGGTTTCACCGAAACGCACACCACTGTGGTGCCACTGCCGGCCTTGCTGGGCATCCTTGCGTGTGCCGTTGTCCTGAGCATCCCGCGCGTGACCTGGCGCTGGTTCGGCCTGTACGTCACGTTCGTCCACGAGCTCGGCCACGCTTATGCGGCACTGATGACAGGGCGCTTTGTGCACGGGCTCCGGATAGGGCTCGACCATTCGGGACGCCTTGTCAGCAGTGGCCGGAGTGCTTTTGGCGCGGCCTGGTCCGGGTTTTGGGGATACCCGGCACCGGCGGTGGTTGGCCTGGGGCTGATCGCTGCGTTTGCGGCAGGCCGTTCCGGCGCGGCCATGTCCATCGGGGCCTTGATCCTGCTGGTGTCGCTCATTTTCCTGAGGAACCTCACCGGGATTCTCGTGGCCGTGGTGAGCGCTGCAGTCGCCCAGCTCCTGATCCTGTTCGCTGCGCCGACAACAATGAACTATGTGGTCCTTGCCCTTGGCGTCGCCCTGTCAGTAGGAGGTGTCCGCGACCTCTTCAAACTGGCCAGTGTGCACACCAGTCGCCGGGAGCGGATTGGGGCCTCCGACGCCTTCATCCTGGGCCGCACCACAGGCCTGCCGTCCTTCGTGTGGTTGACGGGATTCACTGTGGTGATCGCCGGGTGCGCGGCAGCGTCTGCCTGGTTGCTGTGGGGGATGCTCGCCCTGTAG
- a CDS encoding elongation factor G-like protein EF-G2 — protein MSAKGTRETPRGTGPGLPEARRGDNGAALAARDSSRIRNVALVGHSGAGKSMLVEALLAATGAITRMGSISEGTTVSDSDPSAIHQQRSVAMSVAPILVGDIKVNLIDTPGYTDFTGELRAGLRAADAALFVVSCVDGIDAATIALWGECEKVRMPRAVVLSKLDHPRGDFSAAVVRCQEAFGESVLPLYVPAVGNTGLVGILNGPADGDPASVTDGEEARGLLIEGIIAESEDETLMDRYLGGEELPLADLVKDLETAVARGSFFPVIPTSAETGVGLPELMALLTDALPSPVERITPAAMKLDGSSMKALECDPAGRLAAEVVRTTVDPFLGRVCLVRVFSGTLREDSSIHVGGRGLADRGHEDHDADERVTHLYSPVGSSLKAVPQCIAGDICAISKLASAETGDTVSDRDAPLLIETWNMPEPLMPIAIEGASRSDEDALAKSIGKVAAADPTLRLERNQDTHQLILWCMGEAHAEVVLDRLRGQGVKLQTVDVITPLRETFAGKAVGHGRHVKQSGGHGQFAICDIEVEPLARGEGFAFTDRIVGGAIPATFVTSVEKGVRSQMLKGVSAGFPVVDIKVTLVGGKTHSVDSSDAAFQAAGALALREAAAATKIQLLEPVSSVVVSVPEEYVGAVMSDLSGRRGRVTGTTAADAEGTDISAEVPDQELLRYAIELRALTAGTGRFRRSYLRHEPLPK, from the coding sequence ATGTCCGCGAAGGGCACGCGCGAAACGCCAAGGGGAACCGGACCCGGCTTGCCTGAAGCCCGACGGGGTGACAACGGTGCGGCCTTGGCAGCAAGGGACTCTTCCCGAATCCGGAATGTTGCACTCGTAGGGCATTCGGGGGCCGGCAAGTCGATGCTGGTGGAAGCGTTGCTCGCCGCAACCGGAGCCATCACCAGGATGGGATCCATCAGCGAAGGCACCACAGTCAGCGATTCCGATCCGTCCGCGATCCACCAACAACGCTCAGTGGCCATGTCTGTCGCGCCAATTCTGGTGGGTGATATCAAGGTCAACCTGATCGATACCCCGGGCTACACCGACTTCACCGGCGAATTGCGCGCTGGTTTAAGGGCCGCCGATGCGGCCCTTTTTGTTGTCTCGTGTGTCGACGGTATTGACGCTGCCACCATTGCCCTGTGGGGCGAATGTGAGAAAGTCCGTATGCCCCGGGCGGTGGTGCTCAGCAAACTGGACCATCCGCGCGGCGACTTCAGTGCCGCCGTCGTCCGGTGCCAGGAAGCTTTTGGTGAGTCGGTGCTGCCGTTGTACGTTCCTGCGGTGGGCAATACCGGCCTTGTCGGCATCCTCAATGGCCCCGCTGATGGGGATCCGGCATCGGTGACGGATGGTGAAGAGGCGCGGGGCCTCTTGATCGAAGGGATCATTGCCGAGAGCGAAGACGAAACACTCATGGACCGGTACCTCGGTGGCGAGGAGTTACCACTGGCAGACCTCGTCAAGGACCTGGAAACCGCCGTGGCCCGGGGAAGCTTCTTCCCGGTCATTCCGACGTCGGCGGAAACCGGGGTGGGCCTTCCCGAGCTCATGGCCTTGCTGACCGATGCCTTGCCATCGCCCGTGGAGCGCATCACCCCCGCAGCGATGAAACTGGACGGTTCGTCGATGAAAGCGTTGGAGTGTGATCCTGCGGGGCGCCTTGCCGCCGAAGTGGTGCGGACCACCGTGGATCCATTCCTTGGCCGCGTGTGCCTGGTCCGTGTCTTCTCGGGGACGTTGCGGGAGGATTCCTCCATCCATGTGGGCGGCAGGGGACTGGCGGACAGGGGCCACGAGGACCACGACGCCGACGAACGCGTCACCCACCTCTATTCACCGGTGGGCTCCAGCTTGAAGGCCGTCCCACAGTGTATTGCCGGGGACATTTGCGCCATCAGCAAGCTCGCCAGTGCCGAGACCGGCGATACCGTGTCCGACAGGGATGCGCCGCTGTTGATCGAAACGTGGAACATGCCCGAGCCACTGATGCCCATCGCCATCGAAGGTGCTTCACGGAGTGACGAAGACGCGCTGGCAAAAAGCATCGGAAAGGTTGCGGCCGCTGACCCGACGCTTCGATTGGAACGCAACCAGGACACCCACCAGCTCATCCTCTGGTGCATGGGAGAGGCCCACGCAGAGGTTGTCCTGGACAGATTGCGCGGCCAGGGCGTCAAACTGCAGACCGTGGACGTTATTACTCCTCTCAGGGAGACTTTCGCCGGCAAAGCCGTGGGACACGGACGGCACGTCAAGCAATCCGGGGGCCATGGGCAGTTTGCCATCTGTGACATCGAGGTGGAGCCCCTCGCCAGAGGTGAAGGTTTCGCCTTCACTGACAGGATAGTGGGCGGAGCGATCCCTGCAACGTTCGTTACCAGCGTGGAAAAGGGCGTCCGTTCCCAGATGCTCAAGGGCGTATCCGCAGGATTCCCGGTGGTGGACATCAAAGTGACGTTGGTGGGCGGAAAAACCCATAGCGTGGACTCCTCGGATGCGGCCTTCCAGGCAGCCGGGGCGCTGGCCCTTCGTGAAGCTGCGGCAGCCACCAAAATCCAGTTGTTGGAACCTGTCTCGTCGGTTGTTGTCAGCGTCCCTGAAGAGTATGTGGGTGCCGTGATGAGTGATCTTTCGGGACGGCGCGGCCGGGTCACCGGCACTACCGCAGCCGACGCCGAGGGAACGGACATCAGTGCCGAAGTGCCGGACCAGGAACTTCTACGCTACGCCATCGAACTGCGGGCCCTCACCGCCGGTACCGGTCGTTTCCGCCGGTCCTACCTCCGCCACGAACCCCTGCCAAAGTAG
- a CDS encoding alpha/beta hydrolase family protein has protein sequence MPKTETPVTITVGESDISALHIRPDSPFATLVVAHGAGAGMEHPFLQGFAEAMAGEGVATLRFNFPYREAGRRFPDRPPLAIATWRTVMDKAAELGDGEPLWAAGKSFGGRMASMAVAEGMPASGLVYLGYPLHAPGKPEKLRDEHLYGVTTPMLFLQGTRDTFATPELLESVVDKIGPTATLQWSEGGDHSFAVKGVKRGAAETGASLAPAVAAFLRANS, from the coding sequence ATGCCAAAGACTGAAACACCTGTCACCATCACGGTCGGTGAATCCGACATTTCCGCCCTCCACATCAGGCCGGACAGCCCGTTTGCCACGTTGGTGGTGGCACACGGTGCCGGAGCTGGAATGGAACATCCGTTCCTGCAAGGCTTCGCCGAGGCGATGGCGGGCGAAGGAGTGGCTACCCTGCGCTTCAATTTTCCTTATCGCGAGGCAGGCCGGCGATTCCCCGACCGCCCGCCCTTGGCCATCGCCACGTGGCGCACTGTCATGGACAAGGCGGCTGAACTGGGCGATGGTGAGCCCCTCTGGGCTGCCGGCAAGTCTTTTGGCGGTCGGATGGCGTCCATGGCAGTGGCCGAAGGCATGCCTGCCAGCGGATTGGTGTACCTCGGCTACCCCCTGCATGCGCCCGGCAAACCGGAGAAACTGCGCGACGAACACCTCTACGGCGTCACAACGCCCATGCTCTTCCTCCAAGGCACGCGGGATACGTTCGCAACACCGGAACTGTTGGAGTCCGTGGTGGACAAGATAGGCCCGACGGCGACGCTCCAGTGGAGCGAAGGCGGTGACCATTCGTTCGCGGTCAAGGGCGTCAAACGCGGGGCGGCCGAGACCGGGGCATCGTTGGCGCCCGCGGTGGCTGCGTTCCTGCGGGCCAACTCCTAA
- the ligD gene encoding non-homologous end-joining DNA ligase, whose translation MASEATTVTVPGPDGPREVRISSPSRVMWPEAGLTKLDLANYLIDVGDAFVAANGGRPVSLQRYSGNIEGEMFFSKNPPKGAPEYVRSVPVTYPSARSHPQLVIDEPATAVWAAQMNTVVFHPWASRAGDPDNPDQLRIDLDPQPGTDFDDAIPAAQELRSVLEEAGLTAFIKTSGNRGLHVYAPIHPKHEFLEVRHAVIAAGRELERRQPDKVTTAWWKEERGRRIFVDFNQANRDRTIAGAYSPRAVPTAQVSCPLTWEELESSDPAKYTITTVPDRLAKTGDPWASMHDHPGDIDVLLEWWERDVKNGQGEMPFPPEFPKMPGEPMRVQPSRARKPEE comes from the coding sequence ATGGCGAGCGAAGCAACCACTGTCACTGTTCCCGGTCCCGACGGCCCCCGGGAGGTCCGGATTTCCAGTCCAAGCCGGGTGATGTGGCCCGAGGCGGGACTGACCAAACTGGACCTCGCCAACTATCTCATCGACGTCGGAGACGCGTTTGTGGCTGCCAACGGAGGCCGACCCGTCAGCCTTCAACGCTATTCAGGCAATATTGAGGGCGAGATGTTCTTCTCGAAGAATCCGCCCAAGGGCGCGCCGGAGTACGTCCGTTCCGTCCCGGTGACCTATCCCAGTGCCCGGTCCCATCCACAGTTGGTCATCGACGAGCCTGCGACGGCCGTGTGGGCGGCACAGATGAACACGGTGGTGTTTCACCCTTGGGCCTCGCGTGCCGGCGATCCCGATAACCCCGATCAGCTGAGGATCGACCTCGATCCCCAGCCGGGGACCGATTTCGACGACGCCATCCCCGCCGCGCAGGAACTCCGGTCCGTGCTGGAGGAAGCCGGATTGACGGCGTTCATCAAGACATCCGGCAATCGGGGACTCCATGTCTACGCGCCCATCCACCCCAAGCATGAGTTCCTCGAGGTACGCCATGCCGTGATTGCCGCAGGACGCGAGTTGGAGCGCCGCCAGCCGGACAAGGTCACTACAGCCTGGTGGAAGGAGGAACGCGGGAGACGGATCTTCGTGGACTTCAACCAGGCAAACCGGGACCGAACCATCGCCGGGGCTTACAGCCCCCGCGCCGTACCTACGGCACAGGTGTCCTGCCCGCTGACGTGGGAGGAGCTGGAAAGCTCCGATCCCGCGAAGTACACCATCACCACAGTCCCGGACCGTCTGGCGAAGACAGGCGACCCCTGGGCATCCATGCACGATCACCCCGGAGACATAGACGTGCTGCTCGAATGGTGGGAGCGGGACGTCAAGAACGGCCAGGGCGAGATGCCCTTCCCGCCGGAATTCCCCAAAATGCCGGGTGAACCCATGCGCGTGCAACCCAGCCGGGCCCGCAAGCCCGAGGAGTGA
- a CDS encoding serine hydrolase domain-containing protein gives MPTVTETPSALPTDPTSFSPAFQELRATLELFSREKLEEGASAVLIKAKVGRQEWTSAAGVRSREARTAVQPGDSFPVGGQLRTMVAVSIFKLAEEGLLTLDDAVTAYLPGSVSAGSPLTIRQLLGITAALPDMTPTQADALLGRVVEQLRGSPLEAVLRADILTPLNLGATQLLAAGSTVPDNLVHGYIQVSGETVDVTFPSAPPGVAPGGLVSSVGDISTFQDALLRGRLVAPASLIAMKGTVFAEYGLGLDHWDDRCTNGSYYGHAGDVPGYGSIALSSADGNRQLAIFVAYPPQTLVTQPSALSLEMTGVAQVALNSGCRFQFR, from the coding sequence GTGCCGACGGTCACCGAAACACCAAGCGCGCTGCCCACGGACCCCACCTCATTTTCGCCGGCCTTTCAGGAGCTCCGGGCCACCTTGGAGCTCTTCTCCCGGGAGAAACTGGAGGAGGGCGCCTCAGCGGTACTCATCAAGGCAAAAGTTGGCCGGCAGGAGTGGACCAGCGCAGCAGGAGTGAGGAGCCGTGAAGCGCGCACTGCTGTCCAGCCCGGCGACAGTTTCCCTGTGGGTGGGCAACTCCGGACCATGGTGGCAGTGTCCATCTTCAAGCTCGCCGAAGAGGGACTGCTGACGCTGGACGACGCCGTCACTGCGTACCTGCCGGGTTCCGTCTCCGCGGGCAGCCCCCTCACCATTCGCCAACTCCTGGGAATCACCGCGGCTCTCCCGGACATGACGCCTACACAGGCCGATGCCTTGCTGGGACGGGTGGTGGAGCAGCTCCGTGGTTCCCCGCTGGAGGCTGTCCTGCGGGCCGACATCCTGACGCCCCTGAACCTTGGGGCCACCCAGCTGTTGGCCGCGGGCTCCACCGTGCCGGATAACCTTGTGCACGGCTACATCCAAGTGAGTGGGGAAACCGTGGATGTGACGTTTCCCTCGGCGCCACCCGGGGTTGCGCCAGGTGGCCTGGTGTCCAGCGTCGGGGACATCAGCACCTTCCAGGACGCCTTGTTGAGGGGGCGGTTGGTAGCGCCGGCGAGCCTCATCGCCATGAAGGGCACGGTGTTCGCCGAGTACGGCCTTGGCCTGGACCATTGGGATGACCGCTGCACCAACGGCTCCTACTACGGCCATGCCGGAGATGTTCCAGGCTACGGAAGTATTGCCCTCAGCAGCGCCGACGGCAACCGCCAGCTCGCGATTTTCGTGGCCTATCCTCCGCAGACTCTCGTGACGCAACCGTCCGCACTTTCCCTGGAGATGACGGGTGTTGCGCAGGTGGCTTTGAACTCAGGCTGCCGCTTCCAGTTCCGCTGA
- a CDS encoding L-threonylcarbamoyladenylate synthase — protein MARFFDVHPEDPQPRAIGQVVNMLQGGGLIAYPTDSCYALGAQIGNREALDRIRTIRQLDDKHHFTLVCKDFAQMGQFVMLDNDIFRSIKAVTPGSYTFILPATREVPKRLLHPKKKTVGVRIPDHKVVQALLAELGEPLLSSTLLLPDEEEPLTQGWEIKELLDNQVDGVIDAGDTGSEPTTVIDFSSGVAEVVRRGMGDTSRFE, from the coding sequence ATGGCCAGATTCTTTGACGTGCACCCGGAAGATCCACAACCACGCGCCATCGGCCAAGTGGTGAACATGCTCCAAGGCGGCGGCTTGATCGCCTACCCCACCGACTCCTGCTACGCGTTGGGGGCCCAGATCGGCAACAGGGAAGCGTTGGACCGGATCAGGACCATCCGGCAGTTGGACGACAAACATCACTTCACCTTGGTGTGCAAGGACTTTGCCCAGATGGGTCAGTTCGTGATGCTGGACAATGACATCTTCAGGAGCATCAAGGCCGTCACTCCCGGCAGCTACACCTTCATCCTCCCGGCCACGCGTGAAGTCCCCAAGCGGCTGCTGCACCCCAAGAAGAAGACCGTGGGGGTGCGCATTCCCGATCACAAGGTAGTCCAGGCGCTGTTGGCCGAACTCGGCGAGCCTTTGCTCTCCAGCACCCTGCTGCTGCCGGATGAGGAAGAACCGTTGACCCAGGGCTGGGAAATCAAGGAGCTCCTGGACAACCAGGTGGATGGCGTCATCGACGCCGGCGATACCGGCTCTGAGCCCACGACCGTGATCGACTTCTCCAGCGGAGTGGCCGAGGTGGTGCGTCGCGGTATGGGCGATACTTCGCGCTTCGAGTAG
- a CDS encoding ABC transporter permease, translated as MSAEPAAHGTSAAVRPGAGWALLGSELSVLFRRLRTWAMLIALAAVPLLIAVAVKLSSRPTTPGRGPLFLDRITQNGLFVAVTALVVCVPLFLPLTVGVVAGDTIAGEANTGTLRYLLLAPAGRIRLLLVKYAGAVAFCCAATATVAASGALAGVVLFPVGPVTLLSGDTISVGESAVRSLLIAAYITVSLLGLSAIGLLISTFTDVPVGAMAATIVLSVVSQVLDNLPQLEWLHPWLFSHHWLGFADLLRQPISWTSFGDNALLQAGYIAVCGALAYAKFSSKDVLS; from the coding sequence TTGTCGGCTGAACCTGCTGCGCATGGCACCTCGGCCGCTGTCCGACCCGGAGCCGGATGGGCGCTGCTGGGTTCTGAGCTGTCCGTGCTGTTCCGCAGGCTCCGCACGTGGGCCATGCTGATTGCTTTGGCCGCAGTTCCACTGTTGATTGCCGTGGCGGTGAAGTTGTCGTCCCGGCCCACGACGCCCGGGCGGGGACCTCTTTTCCTGGATCGCATTACCCAGAATGGTCTCTTCGTGGCTGTGACTGCCTTGGTGGTGTGCGTTCCGCTGTTCCTGCCACTGACCGTTGGCGTGGTGGCCGGAGACACCATCGCGGGCGAGGCCAACACTGGAACTCTCCGATACCTTCTGCTGGCGCCGGCAGGACGGATCCGCCTGCTGTTGGTGAAGTATGCCGGGGCCGTTGCCTTCTGTTGCGCCGCAACGGCGACGGTCGCGGCCTCCGGCGCCCTGGCCGGCGTCGTACTTTTTCCTGTGGGACCGGTGACCCTGCTGTCCGGTGACACCATCAGCGTGGGTGAGTCTGCCGTGAGGTCGCTGCTGATCGCTGCCTACATCACGGTGTCGCTGCTGGGACTGTCGGCGATCGGCCTGCTCATTTCGACGTTCACGGACGTACCGGTAGGGGCTATGGCGGCCACGATCGTCCTTTCGGTGGTCTCGCAAGTACTGGACAACCTCCCCCAACTTGAATGGCTGCACCCCTGGCTCTTCAGCCACCATTGGCTGGGTTTCGCGGATCTGCTGCGGCAACCCATCTCGTGGACGTCATTCGGCGACAACGCGCTCCTCCAGGCCGGGTACATCGCCGTGTGCGGCGCGCTGGCCTATGCCAAATTCTCCAGTAAGGACGTCTTGTCATAG